The nucleotide sequence TGCAATCGCTACCTTTCCTCACGCTAAACGGTCAAGAACAACAACTAAATCATCTGCCTCGTCCACTCATCGTGAACTTCACCCATACAGGCTGCGGGCACTGTGCCAATCACGTACACGAACTATTGTCCGAGGGAAGGATACTCACAGATGCATCCGTGATCATCTCGACAGAATCCGAACAACTATCCACTTCCCAATGGCTGCAAGAAAACAACATATCCGGCATCCCTGTCTTAATTGGCAACGAACCTATGCTGGAGGCATACAAGATCAATCATTTCCCCAGCGTTTTGGTAATCGATGAGCAGGACGTCATTCGTGCCAAGCCGATAACCGCCGTGGAAACCAAAAAGAAGCTCCTGGCGCTAGCAGGTGAACCAGCATGAAACGTTCTTATTTTGCAAAAACCGTTCGCTTGATTTGGGCACATGGCAAGCTGTGGCTCAT is from Brevibacillus brevis and encodes:
- a CDS encoding TlpA family protein disulfide reductase, producing MAKVLTLLKQTRDQVHHFHPFIPETGPAIGTKLQSLPFLTLNGQEQQLNHLPRPLIVNFTHTGCGHCANHVHELLSEGRILTDASVIISTESEQLSTSQWLQENNISGIPVLIGNEPMLEAYKINHFPSVLVIDEQDVIRAKPITAVETKKKLLALAGEPA